In Bufo gargarizans isolate SCDJY-AF-19 chromosome 5, ASM1485885v1, whole genome shotgun sequence, the following are encoded in one genomic region:
- the LDLRAD4 gene encoding low-density lipoprotein receptor class A domain-containing protein 4 isoform X2: MSSDHLNSTLQDAAFKDLFLVKAELEFVQIIIIIVVITVMVVVIVCLLNHYKLSTWSFINRQSQSRRQEEVLQPERCLWPSDSLVSRQGASEIMYAPRSRDRFTAPSFMQRDRFSRFQPTYPYIQHEIDLPPTISLSDGEEPPPYQGPCTLQLRDPEQQMELNRESVRAPPNRTIFDSDLIDISMYSGGPCPPSSNSGISATNYSSSGRMEGPPPTYSEVMGHYPGSSYFQHQQNNSSTPSQTGSRLQFQQNDPESTIVPVGGKDRQPGNIA, encoded by the exons cTGAATTGGAATTTGTGCAGATAATTATCATAATCGTGGTTATAACCGTGATGGTAGTTGTGATTGTCTGTCTTCTGAATCATTATAAACTGTCAACGTGGTCCTTCATTAACCGACAAAGCCAAAGCCGAAGACAGGAAGAAGTTCTACAGCCG GaaaggtgtctgtggccttcAGATAGCTTAGTGTCCCGACAAGGCGCATCAGAG ATCATGTATGCACCGAGGTCAAGAGACAGATTCACAGCTCCTTCCTTTATGCAGAGAGATCGTTTCAGCCGCTTCCAACCAACATATCCTTACATTCAGCATGAGATTGACCTTCCACCTACTATTTCCCTCTCTGACGGTGAAGAGCCTCCACCTTACCAGGGTCCATGCACTCTCCAGTTGCGGGACCCAGAGCAACAGATGGAACtgaacagagaatctgtcagggcACCTCCGAACAGGACCATTTTTGATAGTGATTTAATAGATATATCTATGTACAGTGGGGGCCCGTGTCCACCTAGCAGCAATTCCGGCATCAGTGCAACCAACTATAGCAGCAGTGGCCGCATGGAAGGGCCACCACCAACCTACAGTGAAGTTATGGGACATTACCCAGGGTCATCTTATTTCCAACACCAGCAAAATAACTCCTCTACCCCGTCTCAGACAGGAAGCAGACTTCAGTTTCAACAGAATGATCCGGAGAGCACAATAGTCCCTGTCGGTGGAAAAGATAGGCAGCCAGGAAACATTGCCTGA